From Jeotgalibacillus haloalkalitolerans:
GCGCTACGCTTGCGGGTACGCCAGGTGAGTCAGGCAGTCCAAGTGTCGCCACACCGGATCCGGCTTTAATTAATAGGCTGTCTCCGTGTCCATGATAACATCCTTCAAATTTAACAATTTTATCGCGTCCGGTAAAACCGCGTGCGAGTCTGAGTGCACTCATCGTAGCTTCTGTTCCCGAGGATACCATTCTTACTTTTTCAATTGAAGGTACACGCTCAATCACAAGTTCTGCCAGTTTATTTTCAGCAAGACTTGGTGCACCGAAGCTAGTGCCGCTTTCAGCCGTTTTTTTAATTTCATCAATGACATGATCATCAGCATGACCTAAAATTAATGGTCCCCATGACAGGACATAATCAATATATTCGTTTCCATCAATATCATAAATCTTTGATCCTTTTCCTTTTTCCATAAAAATCGGATCCATGTTAACAGATTTAAATGCACGAACAGGGCTGTTAACCCCGCCTGGCATTAGTTCTGATGCTGTTTTAAATGCTTCTTGAGATTTTTCATATGAACGCATGCTACCGCTCCTTTTACGTTTATTGATCTTTCAGCCAGCGTGAAGCTTCTTTTGCATGATACGTAATGATCAGATCCGCACCAGCGCGCTTCATACTTGTGAGTTTTTCAAGAATGACTTCCTGCTCATTGATCCAGCCGTTTGCAGCAGCTGCTTTGATCATTGAGTACTCTCCGCTTACGTTATAAGCAACAACCGGCAGTGCATGACGGTCTTTTACTTCTCTCATAATGTCAAGATAAGAAAGCGCAGGTTTTACAATCAGAAAATCCGCACCTTCATTTACATCAGAATCCGCTTCTCTGAGTGCTTCAAGACGGTTAGCCGGATCCATCTGATACGTTTTACGGTCACCAAATTGTGGTGAGCTGTGCGCTGCATCTCTGAATGGACCATAAAAACTTGAAGAATATTTCACTGCATAACTCATAATCGGCACATCATGGAAGCCCGCTTCATCAAGTCCGTAACGGATCGCTGCTACAAAGCCATCCATCATGTTAGATGGCGCAATAATGTCAGCGCCAGCTTTCGCCTGACTGACTGCTGTTTTTGCAAGCAGGTCAAGTGTTGGATCATTCAGCACTTTTCCGCCTTCAATCACACCACAGTGACCATGGTCTGTATATTGGCACAGGCATGTATCTGCAACGACAACCATATCCGGCGCTTCTTTCTTAATCAGCCTGGTTGCCTGCTGAACGATACCTTCTTCAGCATATGCCTGAGAGCCTACAGCATCTTTTTCTTTCGGTACACCAAAAAGAATGACAGACTTGATGCCAAGTGACTGACATTCATTGATTTCATTCATTACCCCATCAAGTGAGACGTGATAAACGCCTGGCATTGAAGGCACTTCACGGTGTATATTCTCTCCTTCAACCACAAACAAAGGATAGATAAAGTCTTCCGGACGAAGCCATGTTTCACGTACCATTGAACGCAGTGAGTCAGATCCTCTCAGTCTGCGATGACGGTCAAATTGTAATTCATTCATTTGATAACCCTCCTGAGTGCTGTTAACAAGCTTGTTAAAGGTTTTACTTCAGAGTCACAGCGATCTTTTCAATCATCGCTTCCATTGTATATTCTGAAGGTTCGATATGTACAGGAAGAGGGATTGCTTTTAAAGCATCGGATGTGGTCGGCCCCACACTTGCAATTTTGATCAGTCCCTCCCTGATATTAGATAGCAGCTTTTGATCAGAACCAACTGCTTTAATGAAACGTTCGGCAGCTGATGGTGAAAAAAAGGTAATTACATCAGCCTCTTTCAGTTCATTCAGCAGATCTGCTGACATATCAGGAACCGTATTTTTATAGACTGTCCAGCTGATACATTTGTGTCCCTTTGCTGCAAGAAACTTCGCAATTTCTCCGCGGGAAAGGTCTCCCTGAGGAAAAAGAACAGGCCCTTCAACAGATTCAGTGAAATTCTTTTTAAAACTCGCAGCCGAATAAAGAGGAGGAATGTAATGAACCGGTAACCCCTCATTTTTCAAAGCTTCCGCAGTCTTTGAACCCACCGCACTGATTTTTTTCCCGAAGATCAGCTCTTTTATTCCGGCAGCTTCCAGTAATCTGCAGAAATAATACACCCCATGCTTGCTCGTAAAGATAATCCAGTCAGCATTTTTTAACTGATCTTTTTTCTGCTCATCTATAACCATCACTTCAGCTTCGATTTGAATCATAGGGGTTATAATCGGTTTTCCACCCATTGCTTCAATAAGCTTACGGTCATTTTCCGATGAGTGTAAGTCTCTTGTCAGTACAACTTTCGCCCCGTTCAGGGATGCCATTTTACTGACCTTCCTGTTCCAGTTTTACCTGGTCAATTAATGCTTTAGCACCCTGTTCTGTCAGGATTTCAGCTGCTTTCAGCCCTACCTCAATCGGATCATTTCCTCTGATCACTTCTTTGTATACTTTTTTTCCATCAGGAGATGCCACTAATGCTGTCAGGGATACGCCATCTTCTATCTGCGTTGCATAACCAGCAATTGGTACCTGACATCCACCTTCCATCTTGTGAAGGAAAGTACGCTCAGCCGTAACAGTCTGCGCTGTTTCCTGATCACTGAAGCGGTTCAGCAATTCTCTTAATTCAGTATCGGTTTCTCTGCATTCAATTGAAAGTGCACCTTGACCGATTGCAGGAAGGCAATCCTCTGGTGATAGAAATTCCGATACGACATCTTTTGACCAGCCCATTCTTGAAAGTCCGGCTGCAGCCAGGATGATTGCATCAAAGTTTTCAGTTTCAAGCTTTTTAAGCCGCGTATCAATGTTTCCACGAATCCATTCAACCTTGAGGTCAGGTCTTACTGCAAGAATCTGTGCACCGCGTCTCAGGCTGCTTGTTCCTACAATCGCTCCTGCCGGTAATTCTGCAAGCGTTTCGTTATTTTTCGAAATAAGTGCATCCCTTGGGTCTTCACGTACAGGAATGCTTCCGATAATCAGGCCTTCCGGGAGCTCAGCAGGCATATCCTTCATACTGTGAACAGCCATATCAATCTCTCCATCAATCATCGCCTGTTCAATTTCCTTTACAAACAGACCCTTGCCTCCCACTTTTGAAAGCTTCACATTCTGAATCTGGTCACCTTTTGTTACAATTTCTTTGATTTCAAATTCTGTTCCAGGTTCAAGCGCCTTCAGCTGCTCAATGACCCATTTTGTCTGTGTAATCGCAAGCTTACTTCTGCGTGATCCTACAATAATTTTTCTCATAAATAAATGCCTCCAATGAATAGTTATCGTGATTTAGACTGACCAGAAATGGAATGAAGATAATCTGCTTCCAAGCAGAAAGTTAATCAGCAGACAGCCAAAAGCAGCTGTATTAAACAGCGCAAGTGACTTTCCTGACTGTCCTTTCCCAAACCTCCTGTATAAAAACACACCATAAATTGCTAACAGCAGGAATGAACCTGAAATTTTAATATCGTACCAGAGTACTGTCGGTAATGATACAACTGCCCACTGCACACCAAGGATCAGGCTCAGTAACAGCAGCGGAAACCCAATACTGTTTAATATCACTGACCCTTTTTCAAGCTTAGCAAGGTCAGTGATGCGCTGTATCTTCTGTCCCCACTTTTTCTGTTTTAACAATCTGTATTGAAGCAGATACAGAATGGAAAAAACAACGGATATTGAGAAGGCGGCATAGGATACGATCGCCATGGTGATATGGATCAGCAGCAGTTCCGACATCAGTCTTTCAGCTGCTGCTTCTGTACTCGCCTGAACCGGTGCGAATGTATGTATCGCCATAAAAGTAAAGCCGATCAGGTTAA
This genomic window contains:
- a CDS encoding cytochrome c biogenesis protein; the encoded protein is MFELSMTRLHEVMIILYAISVLLYFMDYVQRDQKANRVAFWLLSIVWVLQTIFLFLYMFRTGRFPVLTLFEGIYFYAWVLLTLSLILNRLMKIDFTVFFVNLIGFTFMAIHTFAPVQASTEAAAERLMSELLLIHITMAIVSYAAFSISVVFSILYLLQYRLLKQKKWGQKIQRITDLAKLEKGSVILNSIGFPLLLLSLILGVQWAVVSLPTVLWYDIKISGSFLLLAIYGVFLYRRFGKGQSGKSLALFNTAAFGCLLINFLLGSRLSSFHFWSV
- a CDS encoding uroporphyrinogen-III synthase translates to MASLNGAKVVLTRDLHSSENDRKLIEAMGGKPIITPMIQIEAEVMVIDEQKKDQLKNADWIIFTSKHGVYYFCRLLEAAGIKELIFGKKISAVGSKTAEALKNEGLPVHYIPPLYSAASFKKNFTESVEGPVLFPQGDLSRGEIAKFLAAKGHKCISWTVYKNTVPDMSADLLNELKEADVITFFSPSAAERFIKAVGSDQKLLSNIREGLIKIASVGPTTSDALKAIPLPVHIEPSEYTMEAMIEKIAVTLK
- the hemB gene encoding porphobilinogen synthase, which translates into the protein MNELQFDRHRRLRGSDSLRSMVRETWLRPEDFIYPLFVVEGENIHREVPSMPGVYHVSLDGVMNEINECQSLGIKSVILFGVPKEKDAVGSQAYAEEGIVQQATRLIKKEAPDMVVVADTCLCQYTDHGHCGVIEGGKVLNDPTLDLLAKTAVSQAKAGADIIAPSNMMDGFVAAIRYGLDEAGFHDVPIMSYAVKYSSSFYGPFRDAAHSSPQFGDRKTYQMDPANRLEALREADSDVNEGADFLIVKPALSYLDIMREVKDRHALPVVAYNVSGEYSMIKAAAANGWINEQEVILEKLTSMKRAGADLIITYHAKEASRWLKDQ
- the hemC gene encoding hydroxymethylbilane synthase; protein product: MRKIIVGSRRSKLAITQTKWVIEQLKALEPGTEFEIKEIVTKGDQIQNVKLSKVGGKGLFVKEIEQAMIDGEIDMAVHSMKDMPAELPEGLIIGSIPVREDPRDALISKNNETLAELPAGAIVGTSSLRRGAQILAVRPDLKVEWIRGNIDTRLKKLETENFDAIILAAAGLSRMGWSKDVVSEFLSPEDCLPAIGQGALSIECRETDTELRELLNRFSDQETAQTVTAERTFLHKMEGGCQVPIAGYATQIEDGVSLTALVASPDGKKVYKEVIRGNDPIEVGLKAAEILTEQGAKALIDQVKLEQEGQ